In the genome of Qipengyuania seohaensis, one region contains:
- a CDS encoding NAD(+) synthase: MASGDTHPFFDLHTHGFVRVATATPKVRTADIAYNAQGIIEQAEKAHEQGVDLLLYPELSLSSYALDDLHLQTALLEAVERHLSEILERSRTLTPVLVIGAPLRRNGRIYNCAITIAKGRILGVVPKSYLPNYREFYEKRWFSHGRDCVGLDIDVLGETVPFGTDIIFDAQDLAGFTFGIEICEDFWSPNPPGTLAALAGATILLNLSASNITIGKSDERHMLTRASSSRYVCAYAYSASGYGESTTDLSWDGQGMIYELGDLLIESVRFDHEPELCVTDVDTRRILAERMRMQTWGDAADAAGRPEDWYRKVGFEHGATPMDRGLVRPIRRFPFVPNRQEKLDEDCYEAFNIQVDALMRRIEATRPKCLVIGISGGLDSTHALLVAAKAMDRLGRPRTDIRGYTMPGFATSEGTKSNAWKLMKAFGITAEEIDIKPTATMMLENIGHAFADGHPVYDTTFENVQAGLRTDYLFRLSGQHGGWVIGTGDLSELALGWCTYGVGDQMSHYGVNSGVPKTLIQYLIRWTTTTHQFDDHVDEVLLDILDTEISPELVPAGEDGTIQSTQSIIGPYELNDFFLHHVIRWGQSPSHVAFLAWHAWKDAEAGQWPIDFPEEAKNEYDLATIAKWLENFVKRFFGFSQFKRSAMPNGPKVSAGGALSPRGDWRAPSDAVADLWLEDLKRNVPG, encoded by the coding sequence ATGGCCAGCGGCGACACGCATCCCTTTTTCGATCTGCACACCCACGGGTTCGTGCGCGTCGCAACCGCCACGCCGAAGGTGCGCACCGCGGACATCGCCTATAATGCCCAAGGCATAATCGAGCAGGCGGAGAAGGCGCATGAACAGGGCGTCGATCTCCTGCTCTACCCGGAACTGAGCCTGTCCTCCTACGCGCTCGACGACCTGCATTTGCAGACCGCCCTTCTGGAAGCGGTCGAACGGCATCTTTCCGAAATTCTCGAGCGGTCGCGCACGCTGACACCGGTGCTTGTCATCGGCGCCCCGCTGCGGCGGAACGGGCGGATCTACAATTGCGCCATCACCATCGCCAAGGGGCGTATCCTCGGTGTGGTGCCTAAAAGCTACCTCCCGAATTATCGCGAATTCTACGAAAAACGCTGGTTCAGCCATGGCCGCGATTGTGTCGGGCTAGACATCGATGTGCTGGGCGAAACCGTGCCGTTCGGGACGGACATCATATTCGACGCGCAAGACCTCGCCGGTTTCACCTTCGGGATCGAGATTTGCGAGGATTTCTGGTCGCCCAACCCGCCCGGCACGCTTGCAGCCCTGGCCGGTGCCACGATCCTGCTCAACCTGTCCGCATCCAACATCACGATCGGCAAGTCGGACGAGCGGCACATGCTCACGCGCGCCAGTTCTTCACGTTACGTCTGCGCCTATGCCTATTCCGCCAGCGGCTATGGCGAAAGCACCACCGACCTTTCCTGGGACGGGCAGGGCATGATCTACGAGCTTGGCGACCTGCTGATCGAAAGCGTGCGTTTCGATCATGAACCCGAATTGTGCGTCACGGATGTCGACACGCGCCGCATCCTTGCGGAGCGCATGCGGATGCAGACCTGGGGCGACGCAGCGGATGCAGCGGGACGGCCTGAAGACTGGTACCGCAAGGTCGGGTTCGAGCACGGCGCAACGCCAATGGACAGAGGGCTGGTTCGCCCGATACGCCGTTTCCCCTTCGTCCCGAACCGGCAGGAGAAGCTGGACGAGGATTGCTACGAGGCTTTCAATATCCAGGTCGATGCCCTGATGCGCCGGATCGAAGCAACGCGTCCCAAGTGCCTTGTCATCGGCATCTCGGGTGGACTCGACAGCACCCATGCCTTGCTGGTCGCCGCAAAGGCGATGGACCGGTTGGGTCGGCCCCGGACCGATATCCGCGGCTACACAATGCCCGGCTTTGCAACGTCGGAGGGGACCAAGTCCAATGCCTGGAAGCTTATGAAGGCGTTTGGCATCACGGCGGAAGAAATCGACATCAAGCCGACCGCCACCATGATGCTCGAAAATATCGGACACGCCTTTGCCGACGGACATCCGGTTTACGACACCACCTTCGAGAATGTTCAGGCCGGTCTGCGGACGGACTATCTCTTCCGTTTGTCGGGGCAGCATGGCGGCTGGGTAATCGGGACCGGTGACCTGTCGGAGCTGGCGCTTGGCTGGTGCACGTACGGCGTGGGCGACCAGATGAGCCATTACGGTGTGAATTCCGGCGTTCCCAAAACGCTGATCCAGTATCTCATTCGCTGGACCACCACGACGCACCAGTTCGACGATCATGTCGACGAGGTGCTTCTGGATATTCTCGACACCGAGATCAGCCCCGAACTGGTTCCTGCGGGAGAGGATGGCACGATCCAGAGCACCCAATCGATCATCGGCCCTTACGAACTGAACGATTTTTTCCTGCACCACGTTATTCGCTGGGGACAAAGCCCGAGCCATGTCGCGTTCCTTGCATGGCACGCATGGAAGGACGCGGAGGCTGGGCAATGGCCGATCGATTTTCCCGAAGAGGCCAAGAACGAATACGACCTCGCCACCATCGCCAAATGGCTGGAAAATTTCGTGAAACGCTTTTTCGGTTTCAGCCAGTTCAAGCGCAGCGCCATGCCCAATGGGCCCAAGGTCAGCGCCGGTGGCGCTCTGTCTCCCCGCGGCGACTGGCGTGCACCCAGCGATGCCGTAGCGGATCTGTGGCTCGAAGATTTGAAGCGAAACGTGCCCGGCTGA
- a CDS encoding DNA topoisomerase IB produces MTKLIYVDDSLPGITRKGAGKGWAYYDPKGELIRDPKEKERLNAVALPPAYSDAWFCPAPNGHILATGIDAKGRKQYRYHPDFRAAREGEKFDACIAFGALLPLVRKRVEEDLRGRKLTRERAVASVVRLLDLGAVRVGNEGYAERNKSFGATTLRRRHAEVTGKTLRLSYRGKSGQQREITLTDGSLARLVRKMQDLPGQNVFKYVDEDGEVNPVGSSDVNAYLEEAMGERFTAKNFRTWHASVLAFECLREGEGRLPIKELLDCVAQKLGNTPAVTRKSYIHPAVIDLVDRQEEWRASLKLPRATQWLTRDERALLELLQDAPDVAELLAAA; encoded by the coding sequence ATGACGAAGCTCATCTATGTAGACGACAGCCTGCCAGGCATCACCCGCAAGGGCGCGGGCAAGGGTTGGGCGTATTACGATCCGAAGGGCGAACTCATCCGCGACCCCAAGGAGAAGGAACGGCTAAACGCGGTTGCCTTGCCGCCTGCATATAGCGACGCCTGGTTCTGCCCGGCACCTAACGGGCATATCCTTGCAACCGGCATCGATGCCAAGGGACGCAAGCAATACCGTTATCATCCGGATTTTCGCGCCGCACGCGAAGGCGAGAAGTTCGATGCGTGTATTGCATTCGGCGCGCTGCTCCCGCTTGTGCGCAAACGGGTCGAAGAAGATTTGCGTGGCCGCAAGCTGACGCGCGAGCGTGCCGTAGCCAGCGTGGTGCGTCTGCTCGATCTCGGAGCGGTTCGCGTAGGCAATGAGGGGTACGCCGAACGCAACAAGAGTTTTGGAGCCACGACGCTGAGGCGACGACATGCGGAAGTCACGGGGAAGACCCTGCGGCTGAGCTATCGCGGCAAGTCTGGCCAGCAGCGAGAAATCACCCTGACCGACGGCAGCCTGGCCCGGCTGGTGCGCAAGATGCAGGATTTGCCCGGCCAGAATGTCTTCAAATACGTCGACGAGGACGGCGAGGTGAATCCGGTCGGTTCGAGCGACGTGAATGCCTATCTCGAAGAGGCAATGGGTGAACGGTTCACGGCGAAGAATTTTCGCACCTGGCACGCGAGCGTGCTGGCATTCGAGTGCCTGCGTGAAGGCGAGGGAAGGCTACCGATCAAGGAATTGCTCGATTGCGTTGCGCAAAAGCTCGGCAACACACCCGCTGTGACCCGCAAGAGCTACATCCATCCCGCCGTGATCGATCTGGTCGATCGTCAGGAAGAATGGCGGGCTTCGCTGAAGCTGCCTCGCGCCACTCAGTGGCTGACGCGGGACGAACGCGCGCTTCTGGAACTATTGCAGGATGCCCCCGACGTTGCGGAACTACTTGCCGCGGCTTGA
- the yghU gene encoding glutathione-dependent disulfide-bond oxidoreductase: protein MADATYTPPAVWTHDAENGGRFASINAPTAGAREEKDLPVGEHDFQLYSLATPNGVKATVMLEELLEAGHSGAEYDAYTVNIGDGVQFTSGFVDVNPNSKIPALLDRSGDTPVRIFESGAILMHLAEKFGAFLPTDHTRAEVLSWLFWQIGSAPFIGGGFGHFYAYAPEKFEYPINRYAMETKRLFDVADKRLADSEYLSGKDYTVADIAAWPWMAPFVEGTIYNEARTFLSIHEYENVARWAKQIAERPAVKRGRIVNKAWGDEDTQLLERHSAADFEGKKL from the coding sequence ATGGCCGATGCGACCTACACCCCGCCCGCAGTCTGGACCCACGACGCCGAGAACGGCGGCCGTTTCGCCAGCATCAACGCCCCGACCGCAGGTGCGCGCGAGGAAAAGGATCTGCCCGTTGGAGAGCACGACTTCCAGCTCTACTCGCTAGCCACGCCGAACGGGGTGAAAGCGACCGTAATGCTGGAAGAACTGCTGGAGGCCGGACATTCGGGCGCAGAATACGATGCCTATACCGTCAACATAGGGGACGGCGTGCAGTTCACGAGTGGCTTTGTCGACGTAAACCCCAACAGCAAGATCCCCGCGCTGCTCGATCGCAGCGGCGACACACCCGTTCGCATTTTCGAAAGCGGCGCGATCCTTATGCACCTGGCGGAAAAGTTCGGGGCATTCCTGCCGACCGACCACACTCGCGCAGAGGTGCTCAGCTGGCTATTCTGGCAGATCGGCAGCGCGCCGTTCATCGGTGGCGGCTTCGGCCATTTCTACGCCTATGCGCCCGAGAAATTCGAATACCCTATCAACCGCTACGCCATGGAAACCAAGCGCCTGTTCGATGTCGCCGACAAACGGCTCGCGGACAGCGAGTACCTGAGCGGCAAGGATTACACGGTCGCCGACATTGCGGCCTGGCCGTGGATGGCACCTTTTGTCGAAGGCACGATCTACAACGAGGCCAGGACCTTCCTTTCGATCCACGAGTACGAGAACGTGGCGCGGTGGGCCAAGCAGATCGCCGAACGCCCCGCGGTCAAGCGCGGCAGGATCGTCAACAAGGCATGGGGCGATGAAGACACGCAATTGCTTGAGCGCCACTCGGCAGCCGATTTTGAAGGCAAGAAGCTCTAA